A single region of the Oryzias latipes chromosome 21, ASM223467v1 genome encodes:
- the LOC111946795 gene encoding protein FEV — MRLDRGGKLMFNMYLSDPTENLLKESKGASWGPLNTGVQKGSGQIQLWQFLLELLSDSTNVSCIAWEGTNGEFKLIDPDEVARRWGERKSKPNMNYDKLSRALRYYYDKNIMTKVHGKRYAYKFDFHGLAQVCQPTTTEQAIYKFQGNFSPIPFSGISKLNLVTPGVGPSSFSYWPGSAPAALYHSHNLQPAGPFGTVSPSHISCVNNINSLSNINNHYN, encoded by the exons ATGAGACTGGACCGCGGAGGAAAGCTCATGTTCAACATGTATCTCTCAG atccAACAGAAAATCTGTTGAAAGAAAGCAAAGGAGCATCCTGGGGTCCATTAAACACAGGCGtccaaaaag GCAGCGGGCAGATCCAGCTGTGGCAGTTCCTGCTGGAGCTCCTGTCCGACAGCACCAACGTGTCCTGCATCGCCTGGGAGGGAACCAACGGCGAGTTCAAGCTCATCGACCCGGACGAGGTGGCGCGGCGCTGGGGGGAGCGCAAGAGCAAACCCAACATGAACTATGACAAGCTGAGCCGCGCGCTGCGCTACTACTACGACAAGAACATCATGACCAAAGTGCACGGCAAGAGGTACGCCTACAAGTTTGACTTCCACGGCCTGGCGCAGGTGTGCCAGCCGACCACCACCGAGCAGGCCATCTACAAGTTCCAGGGGAACTTCTCCCCGATCCCCTTCTCCGGGATCTCCAAACTAAACCTCGTCACCCCCGGCGTGGGGCCCTCGAGCTTCTCCTACTGGCCCGGTTCGGCCCCGGCGGCGCTGTACCACAGCCACAACCTGCAGCCCGCGGGGCCCTTCGGCACCGTGTCCCCGTCCCACATCAGCTGCGTCAACAACATCAACAGCCTGAGCAACATCAACAACCACTACAACTGA
- the cryba2 gene encoding beta-crystallin A2 isoform X1, whose translation MTQRVWGSEDKGALEPPQSARLMLPFQPARSAAECARLRGKWSVPGPGGPGPIKTQARLSSPTLIILDLSHISTVLYLLLQRLTPEGEAAAMNTQQMEQMGQFRITVWEEENFQGKRCEFMLECQNIMERGFHKIRSIKVENGPWVGYEYPEFQGQQFILEKGDYPRYEAWSGNSSYRTEHLLSFRPIKCANHSDSKVTLYECEDFQGRKFELCDDYPSLQAMGWCSKEVPSIKINSGAWVAYQFPGYRGYQYILERDRHQGEYRCYNEYSTQAHTNQVQSIRRIQH comes from the exons ATGACTCAGAGGGTTTGGGGCTCTGAGGACAAAGGGGCTCTGGAGCCTCCACAAAGCGCCAGGCTAATGCTGCCCTTTCAGCCGGCCCGCTCAGCTGCTGAGTGTGCAAGGCTGAGGGGCAAATGGAGTGTCCCGGGTCCAGGGGGCCCCGGCCCTATAAAAACGCAGGCGAGGCTCTCCTCCCCGACATTGATTATACTGGATCTGTCCCACATCAGTACCGTCT TATATCTTCTTCTACAGAGATTGACCCCTGAGGGAGAAGCGGCAGCCATGAACACTCAACAGATGGAGCAGATGGGCCAGTTCCGGATCACAGTCTGGGAGGAGGAGAACTTCCAGGGAAAGCGCTGTGAGTTCATGCTGGAGTGCCAGAACATCATGGAGAGGGGCTTCCACAAGATCCGCTCCATCAAGGTGGAGAATGGACC TTGGGTGGGTTACGAGTACCCAGAGTTCCAGGGGCAGCAGTTCATCCTGGAGAAGGGCGACTATCCTCGCTACGAGGCCTGGAGTGGGAACAGCAGCTACAGAACTGAGCACCTGCTTTCCTTCAGACCCATCAAGTGCGCC aaccacagtgacAGCAAGGTGACCCTGTACGAGTGCGAGGACTTCCAGGGTCGCAAGTTTGAGCTGTGCGACGACTACCCCTCCCTACAGGCCATGGGCTGGTGCAGCAAGGAGGTGCCCTCCATCAAAATCAACTCAGGCGC CTGGGTTGCCTACCAGTTCCCTGGTTACCGTGGATACCAGTACATCCTGGAGAGAGACAGACACCAAGGCGAGTACAGATGCTACAACGAGTACAGCACCCAGGCTCACACCAACCAGGTGCAGTCCATTCGCAGGATCCAGCACTAa
- the cryba2 gene encoding beta-crystallin A2 isoform X2: MNTQQMEQMGQFRITVWEEENFQGKRCEFMLECQNIMERGFHKIRSIKVENGPWVGYEYPEFQGQQFILEKGDYPRYEAWSGNSSYRTEHLLSFRPIKCANHSDSKVTLYECEDFQGRKFELCDDYPSLQAMGWCSKEVPSIKINSGAWVAYQFPGYRGYQYILERDRHQGEYRCYNEYSTQAHTNQVQSIRRIQH, from the exons ATGAACACTCAACAGATGGAGCAGATGGGCCAGTTCCGGATCACAGTCTGGGAGGAGGAGAACTTCCAGGGAAAGCGCTGTGAGTTCATGCTGGAGTGCCAGAACATCATGGAGAGGGGCTTCCACAAGATCCGCTCCATCAAGGTGGAGAATGGACC TTGGGTGGGTTACGAGTACCCAGAGTTCCAGGGGCAGCAGTTCATCCTGGAGAAGGGCGACTATCCTCGCTACGAGGCCTGGAGTGGGAACAGCAGCTACAGAACTGAGCACCTGCTTTCCTTCAGACCCATCAAGTGCGCC aaccacagtgacAGCAAGGTGACCCTGTACGAGTGCGAGGACTTCCAGGGTCGCAAGTTTGAGCTGTGCGACGACTACCCCTCCCTACAGGCCATGGGCTGGTGCAGCAAGGAGGTGCCCTCCATCAAAATCAACTCAGGCGC CTGGGTTGCCTACCAGTTCCCTGGTTACCGTGGATACCAGTACATCCTGGAGAGAGACAGACACCAAGGCGAGTACAGATGCTACAACGAGTACAGCACCCAGGCTCACACCAACCAGGTGCAGTCCATTCGCAGGATCCAGCACTAa